From one bacterium genomic stretch:
- a CDS encoding M48 family metalloprotease: LDTPVVNAFAVPGGYIYMTRGIMSYLNDEAELAGVIGHELGHVCARHTATQYTRALLAQVGLGLGSMLSEDFRKYAGIASFGVNLLFLRFSRDNERQADDLGVEYSSKSGYDANAMAEFFNTLEQMEGSSNSSGLPEWFSTHPNPEDRIGAVRRKTAEWQQKLANTKFVTNKDQYLAAVDGMVYGEDPRQGYVDGQAFYHPTLKFVLPVPSNWTVNNTPSQLQFLAPNQDAAIMLTATGGQTAQSVASAFVQQSGATVQKNDAVTLNGLPVQRVLSSVTTESGTLNVLSYFIQKDNLVYTLHGMSDPSKFSSYSSTFSEVMGKFKNLTDASKMQVKPALLSVRTNKSAGTVAMALRSSGVAEKELATMALLNGKKLEDRLSVNTKLKLVSK, encoded by the coding sequence CTGGACACTCCGGTGGTCAATGCGTTCGCGGTGCCTGGCGGTTATATTTACATGACGCGCGGCATTATGAGCTATTTGAACGATGAGGCGGAACTGGCGGGCGTCATCGGCCATGAACTGGGCCACGTCTGCGCCCGGCACACTGCCACACAATACACCCGCGCTCTGCTGGCGCAGGTGGGCCTTGGCCTGGGTTCGATGCTATCGGAGGACTTTCGCAAATATGCCGGCATCGCCTCCTTTGGCGTTAATTTGTTGTTTCTCCGCTTCAGCCGCGACAACGAACGCCAGGCGGATGACCTGGGCGTAGAGTATTCCTCCAAATCCGGATACGACGCCAATGCCATGGCCGAGTTTTTCAACACGTTGGAGCAGATGGAGGGATCGTCCAACAGCAGCGGTTTGCCGGAGTGGTTCTCCACCCACCCTAATCCGGAGGACCGCATCGGCGCAGTGCGCCGCAAAACCGCCGAGTGGCAGCAGAAACTCGCCAATACCAAATTCGTCACCAACAAGGATCAGTATTTGGCGGCAGTGGATGGCATGGTGTACGGTGAAGATCCACGCCAGGGGTATGTGGACGGACAGGCTTTTTATCATCCGACTCTGAAATTCGTTCTGCCGGTGCCCAGCAACTGGACCGTCAACAACACACCCAGCCAGCTTCAATTCCTCGCCCCGAATCAGGACGCCGCCATCATGCTGACCGCGACCGGCGGACAAACCGCGCAGTCTGTAGCCAGCGCCTTTGTGCAGCAATCGGGCGCCACGGTGCAGAAAAATGATGCGGTGACCCTGAACGGTCTTCCGGTGCAGCGGGTGCTATCCAGCGTTACGACCGAATCCGGCACATTGAATGTGCTCTCTTATTTTATTCAAAAGGATAATTTGGTCTATACGCTGCACGGCATGTCGGACCCGAGCAAGTTCAGCAGCTATTCTTCGACGTTCAGTGAAGTCATGGGAAAGTTCAAGAATCTGACCGACGCATCCAAAATGCAGGTCAAGCCGGCTTTGCTGTCGGTGAGAACGAACAAGAGCGCCGGCACAGTGGCCATGGCGCTGCGTTCTTCCGGTGTGGCCGAGAAAGAGCTTGCCACCATGGCCCTGCTGAACGGGAAAAAGCTGGAAGACCGATTGTCCGTGAACACCAAGCTGAAGCTGGTCTCCAAATAA